The following are encoded in a window of Centroberyx gerrardi isolate f3 chromosome 1, fCenGer3.hap1.cur.20231027, whole genome shotgun sequence genomic DNA:
- the LOC139924615 gene encoding SKI family transcriptional corepressor 1 homolog-B-like — MESMPGQLPAGRDASSSPSSKQDAQSFTSPSSLKPNQVSETSLYGVPIVSLVIDGQERLCLAQISNTLLKNYSYNEIHNRRVALGITCVQCTPVQLEILRRAGAMPISSRRCGMITKREAERLCKSFLGAHNPPKLPENFAFDVSHECAWGSRGNFIPARYNSSRAKCIKCSFCNMYFSPNKFIFHSHRTPESKYTQPDAANFNSWRRHLKLSDKNSSDDVNHAWEDVKAMFNGGSRKRTLPMSGSEMSSSMKSQASSSLAQTSSPEIPHKTLRCDEDRVNNNLSLANGARSYPVIPVPSKSFGMLQKIPPPLFPHHPYGFPGFGLCQKKDDGVAEPNKTNVSGVFWPGAKDTIYPAFPMFWPTAGGLPMPPYPGSPPKPPAELLGVRQGELDLSDQSDRGANTPKDSSHHQQHQQQQDGERCPSSQSTRNDEDKSGDETSPRKISYISAFRPVVKDAESIAKLYGNRDTYSVRPGYLSPDFVSESSSYRSISPDRDSVVDDDDPDVDVETNRGQDEEEEDSIRISAGGDRRGSPVPDQVPSGAEESQEQPAPSPRAASPSAEELHAGSSDEDRQIRNGSPLYEVYTHEKDAHALLNEPSSFGSKQSSSPRRSNGVLHVSEQHSQRNPTSYQDQKDRQADGALRIDISVHEKDLENMAKEELQKQLVEQVELRKKLEREFQNLKDNFQDQMKRELSYREEMVQQLQIVRDTLCSELDQERKARYAIQQKLKEAHDALHHFSCKMLTPRHCTGACTFKPPLLPP, encoded by the exons ATGGAGTCGATGCCCGGCCAGCTTCCAGCGGGACGAGACGCCAGCTCTTCCCCCAGCTCAAAGCAGGACGCACAAAGCTTCACCAGCCCCAGCTCGCTCAAACCAAACCAAGTCAGTGAGACTTCTCTGTACGGGGTTCCCATCGTGTCTTTGGTCATAGATGGTCAGGAGAGACTCTGCCTGGCGCAGATCTCCAACACCTTGCTGAAGAACTACAGCTACAACGAGATCCACAACCGCCGGGTCGCGCTGGGCATCACCTGCGTCCAGTGCACTCCTGTCCAGCTGGAGATCCTGCGGCGCGCCGGGGCCATGCCCATCTCCTCCAGGCGCTGTGGCATGATCACCAAGCGGGAGGCCGAGAGGCTCTGCAAGTCATTCCTGGGCGCGCACAACCCCCCAAAGCTACCGGAGAATTTCGCTTTTGACGTCTCTCACGAATGCGCCTGGGGCAGCAGAGGCAACTTCATCCCCGCTAGATACAACAGCTCCAGAGCCAAGTGCATCAAGTGCAGCTTTTGCAACATGTATTTCTCCCCGAATAAATTCATTTTCCACTCCCATCGCACTCCAGAGTCCAAGTACACGCAGCCGGACGCGGCAAACTTCAATTCGTGGAGACGCCATCTGAAACTGTCGGACAAAAACTCATCTGACGACGTTAACCACGCGTGGGAGGATGTTAAGGCCATGTTCAACGGGGGGAGCAGAAAGAGGACGCTGCCTATGAGCGGGTCGGAAATGTCCTCTTCGATGAAATCTCAGGCGTCATCCAGCCTCGCCCAGACCAGCTCCCCCGAGATCCCCCACAAAACTTTGCGGTGCGACGAGGACCGGGTGAATAATAACCTCAGTTTGGCGAACGGCGCGCGGAGCTACCCAGTGATCCCAGTGCCCAGTAAGAGTTTTGGCATGCTTCAGAAAATCCCCCCGCCCCTGTTCCCCCATCATCCCTATGGCTTCCCCGGGTTTGGCTTGTGTCAGAAGAAGGACGACGGCGTGGCGGAGCCGAACAAAACCAACGTGTCCGGTGTGTTTTGGCCTGGCGCGAAGGACACCATCTACCCGGCTTTCCCCATGTTCTGGCCCACAGCTGGCGGCCTCCCCATGCCGCCCTACCCGGGCTCCCCGCCCAAACCTCCCGCAGAGCTGCTCGGCGTCCGGCAGGGTGAGCTCGATTTATCGGACCAAAGCGACCGGGGCGCAAACACACCCAAAGACAGCAgccaccaccagcagcaccagcagcagcaggacggAGAGCGCTGCCCCAGCTCCCAGTCCACCAGGAACGACGAGGACAAGTCCGGGGACGAGACTTCCCCGAGGAAGATCAGCTACATCTCGGCCTTCAGACCCGTGGTCAAAGACGCAGAGAGCATCGCCAAGCTCTACGGCAACCGGGACACCTACAGCGTGCGGCCCGGCTACCTGTCCCCGGATTTTGTCAGCGAAAGCTCCAGTTACAGGTCGATATCTCCGGACAGGGACAGCGTGGTGGATGACGATGACCCCGACGTGGACGTGGAGACGAACCGGGGACAGGACGAGGAAGAAGAGGACTCAATCCGGATCTCGGCAGGAGGAGACCGTCGCGGCTCCCCCGTGCCGGACCAGGTGCCTTCCGGTGCCGAAGAGAGCCAGGAACAGCCCGCGCCCAGTCCCAGAGCGGCTTCACCTtcagcagaagagctgcatgctGGGTCTTCAGATGAGGACCGGCAGATCCGCAATGGCTCGCCGCTTTATGAA GTGTACACCCATGAAAAGGACGCGCACGCGCTTCTGAACGAGCCCTCGTCGTTTGGGTCGAAACAATCGAGCAGCCCACGCCGATCCAATG GTGTGCTTCATGTCTCGGAACAACACAGTCAACGCAATCCCACATCCTATCAGGACCAAAAGGACAGACAAG CCGACGGAGCTTTACGCATCGATATCAGCGTCCATGAAAAGGATCTGGAGAACATGGCTAAAG AGGAACTGCAGAAGCAGCTTGTGGAACAAGTGGAGCTGAGGAAAAAGTTGGAGAGAGAATTTCAAAATTTGAAAG ATAATTTTCAGGATCAAATGAAGCGTGAGCTGTCCTACAGAGAGGAAATGGTCCAGCAGCTGCAGATTGTTAGAG ACACATTGTGCAGCGAGTTGGACCAAGAGAGAAAGGCTCGTTATGCAATACAGCAGAAGCTAAAAG AAGCTCATGACGCCCTTCACCATTTCTCCTGCAAGATGCTGACCCCCCGCCACTGTACCGGAGCCTGCACCTTCAAGCCCCCTCTACTGCCACCCTAG